CCAGTGGATGATGGATGCCTGCTTAAAGTGGCTCCAAGCACTTTGAGCATGCGCGACATCGTCCTGCCATGTGACACTGCTCTTTTGGACGTCCAATCGTTTGCTGTGCGTAGCCATGTAGGCCGGCCGCATGCGTTACTTATTCGATCAACTAGGCCGGCACTTGTCAGACTGTTCGAGGACGCCAAATGTAGCGTCCCACTGAAAAACCCCGTTAGGTGCTCATTTTCCGAGAAACTTAAAGTTTACGTGCAGCTTCGCCCAAGCGAACATTCTCGAAAGCATGCAAGTCGAGTGGTGACCGCCGGCATACTCATTGAGGCTATAGTCTCTACCCGGGGCCTCGACTGTGGGCATAGTGGTGACCCTATTCACGGAGGTCAGTGCGGTTATGCTATTCTCGCGCATTCCGTTGTCCGCGTGTCTGCACGCATTGGCAGCGGTGAACTGGTGTTGCGTGAATCATTTATCGATATGGGCTCCGTGGCTCCTCACTGTCATCAGGCCCAAACCACTCTAACTGTGTGGAACCCCTCCGACTGCTTTGAGGTGCGGGCTCGGTTGCTTGCCTCCATGCCGCTTACCGGCATTGGCATTCCCGAAATTACTCTCCCCCCGGGTGGTAAGGTTGATGTGCCCATAACGTTGCATATTCCGACTCCGGGACTTGTCCGTGAGTCGATATCTTTGCATAATCTTAGCTGCAAGCAGAAGACGCTGAGTGTGCGACTTAATGTGTTGAGACTTGATGAAGCGATATCAGTAAACGTCGTCCCATATGAAGTCCAGATGCAGGGAGAAGCGCTGCTGCATTCAACCGCGGTTCATCCCGGATGTGCTCAGGATGGTTGTGGTGTCGTAGCTTTCCccaccgctgctgttgtaTGTGGGGAGGGCGGTGTGTTTCGCCTCCATAACCCCGTGGTTAGCACCGCCATGCATGTGACAAACAACAGCATGAGGAGCCTCATTCTTATAGCAAGGAGCAGCGCCCCATTTGTTTTCGGGCATCCTGATACCACTTTGCAGCTGTCGGGAGTGCCACCGTATCACGAAGATGGCTTCGTTTCTATGTACCTGCCCTCTCCACCCGATTCTTATCCCTCTTCTTTGGCTGAGACGGAGACAGAGACGGAGGCCGAGGCGGAGATGAAACCGCTTTCACATTCGTATACCCGCGGTCGTCTGCTGCTTGATGCGCGTCACACACAGGCGGTCGCGTGGACGCTTACATCGACTCCGCCGTTTACTCtaaagcagaagcagcggctgctgcgACACGAGCTGGTAACAGTGGAGGTCGCAGCGTACATCTACGTTGGTCAAGTCGTGGAGGAAACGACAGGTTTTCCATTTAATGACATGATGTTCTCGGCGGTGCGGCCCTTGCCAATGGCGGAGCAGTGCGTTCTTGTACCAAAGTTTTTGCTTAACTTCGCGGTGAGCGAAGGCCGCGCGGAACCATCCGTTATTGACCTgggcgttgttgttgtgaataAGGGCCACGTGGGTAGTAGTCCGCTAACGTCATCCGCCGCGGAAGTCCCTGCGAAGCAAACTGATGTATTGTGCAAAAACGAAGTCGATGGCCCAAAATTGCGACGGCAAGCTGAAATATCAACAGCCACTGCACCACGTGCGGAGAGAAAGGATGGAAACAACCTAAATCATGCCATATCAATACGGTTGGTGaactcttcttttgttttgcctttGAACTTAAGCGTGGAGTGTGAACCCACGGTGAGGTTTGCGAGCAACCGTGTGACGGTACCTCCTGGTCAAACCGTTGTGGTGGAGGCTGTGCTCGTTCCGAAGCTGATCCAGTCTGAGGGGCCATTTCGTCTTTCCGTTTACTTCGTGAATGAACAGAATCCAGAGAATGACATGGTTGTCTGCGTCACGGGGCAATACTACCAAAAGTCGTTTAGGCTTTCATGGGACGGAGTCGTTGATGGCCGCAAGGAGTCGCTGTCGATGCAACCGCTTCGTTTGGAAGACATATCCACCGCTACTTCGGCCGTTCTCTCTCAAACAAAAATCACAATGACGGCCGTAGAGCCAAACATTGAGGTTGGAGTACGGGCAGTTGTGAATCCAGAGCTTGAAGGTGTTATTCAGCTTCAGGCACTGCAGTATGACGCCTCTTCCACCCTGCAGAGCGTTATATTTGGCCAAGTGCCACTGCTAGCCATGGCTGGAAACACCAATCCCAACAGCGACAGCGTCGCTGGTGTGTCTGTTAACAGTGGTGGAGCCCCTGGCAACGGTGGGAGCAACAATGGCAGTGGGTTAACGGCTGGCGCTGTGGGCACGGGCTCGAATACTGGTGGAATAACTCCGGTCGGTGCCGATTCTGGGGGCGCTTTACCCGCTGTGGGTGTGGCGGGCAGCGCTGGAGGTCCGCTGAATGCAGGTTGTGGTTGTGCCGCAGACAATCCTGCAGCGCCGTCAGTCCCAGGAAGGGGCGTAGTGGTTTGTTCAAAGGATCATCAACAATTTCGGTTGCGTTGCGTACTTGTTAAGGAGGATTTTCCAGTGTTGGCGGGTGTTTTCTTCGGGCAGCGAAAGCATAAACACACGGCCGATATTCTTCGCGAGAGACAGGGCCTAACATTCACCAAGCTTGAGGAGTTAAAGTCGCAACGTTCCGCGGTATCCCAAACGATGTGGTTAGGAACACTCCACTTCTCGAATGAGGTGACGGGAGGTGATGAGGAGGTGCAAATATTTAGTTCACTTAGCGCGTTCTGCACTTTCAAGGTATCGTCCAAACTGGTGCTCCGGCCACGGTGCTCCTTGACTTCGGGATCCGCCGTGGACGGTGCAACTGCAGTAGCACATGTGGGGACGGCGACAGTAGCTCCCGAGGCGATGTACGTTTATGAAGGTGAGTTGGTTGTCTCAAATCTCTGCCAGGAGCACgttgtaaggctttccatcACCCCGTTGCTAAATTGTGGACATCACGACGGTGTCGTTCTTCAGTGCGTATCGTGTGATGAAGGATCCAAGGATACGGCAGGGATGTCTGCGGATGATGCCTCTGCGACGGGAAATAGCAATAATTTCGCCAGCAGTGACATTGGTTACGGTGACGGTGCTAACCTTGCTGATGTATGTACGAAAAATGACTCACGGGCGTCCCTACCAGTTTCTAGTAGTGCTCATCTACCAGAATTACCGCAAACAAACGTGAAGTCCCCTGGTACCGCCTCACAATCAACGGTAATAATGCCGATATCTCCTCAGAATACCGTGCGTGTGCGGGTGTTGCTTTGCATAGACAGAGCGCGTAACAAATCGAGTGTTGAACAGGGCGCTGGATTGGCCCTGTTTGATGAAGCCGTTGCGTGCAGCTTCGCTGCCGTTCGTATCTCACTTGCGCCGGCAGATGATAACGACCGAGAGAaggagcagcaacaaaagcagcaagaaCAACTTACCAGGCAACCCTTTCGACGTGCGGATTCCTCTGGTGTTTTGGCTAGTGGAAATTCTGGCTCCGTTTCTTACAAAGCCGTAAAGGACAACATCTCGGAAGGAGAGAAGGGGGTTGCAGCAGACAGGGAGGACACTGCAGTAGGGAATGCTGCCCCACCCGGGAGCAACCCGTTGGATGTAACACCCGATGTTAAACCTGACCGCCCCGAGATCCTCTCTTCGCAGCTCACACGGTCCCACACTGTGCTCTCCCTTAGCGGCAACTGCACCGAAGTGCGCGACTGCACGGGGGTGTACACCTCTAGCTTTTCTTTCAGCAAGGACTCCGTACCCACTACAGACATCACTATCACTAATCACCTCAGTGACGGTGCGGTTGAGTATGCCGTTGCTGTCATTTCCCAAGGCCCACAGCCATGGTTGCTTCTTCCAGTTTCCACCGCTGTGCTGGAACCTGGGGAGACCCAACCACTTCGCCTCAACATTCTCTCCACAGATGCTGGTTCGTTCGTTGGTCACGTGAGCATCAGCAGTGGTATCACCCCTGGAAAGCTAATCCTGTTGAAATTGAATGCTGAGGTGTTCCTTCCCACTGCGGGGGAGGGTCTGTTTGAAATTCTTACTTCCAATGGGCAGCGCCTCTCTAGCGGAATGGAGAAAGATATTTTCGTTGGGAGGCTCTTTGGGGACAAAACTCACCGTGCCCGCGTGGCCCTTGAGATTGTGAACCGCTCTTCTGTTCCTCTTGAGTTCCCTGTGAGTGTGGGGAAGTCGATGCGCATGGAATACATAAGTGCTCCGGGGGAGGAGGTGAGCTCAGCAATAATGAGGAACAATATCTCCGATACCGCAGGTGGCCGCGACGTTGATCCGAAAACTGGCCCACGCACCGCGAAGGAAGCCGATGAGGAGGATAGcaagcagcaggaacaaCGCGGAGCTTACAATGATGGTGACAGGGGTTCCGGTAACGTGCCTGGTGCCTCTCATCCCCGGTGTTCCGTCCGACTTCTCGTGTGTCATTTACACAGCGTGTCGGCGATGCGTGGCGAGCGATACTTTGTTGTTGACCCAAAGTCTCGACTGAAGGTGgcctttttgttggtgtgtgaTCACCTACAGTTACCAGGGGGTCTTTCAGCATCCGGTGAGGCTGAGGTGGTGCTGACTTGCAAGCAGGCCCGTGACGCACGATACGTGTTTAAGACATACTTCCGTGTCTGTAGACCTTCTTTCTCCGTGCAGAGGGAGCAGCTTTTCACTCAGGTGGAGAACTACACGGTTGCCCTTGCGGTGACTAATCTTAACCCTCAGGAGTCTCTAATTTTGTTCCGGACCGCTTCACCCGTGCTCGTTGTCCAAGTTCCGACTGAGCAAGAAGGGGAGGACCCAGGCTGTGCTCTGATTACTATTGCAGGTGGGGCGACCGCGTTTTTTAACGTTCGGCTTGACATTTCGCGGCTTGCTTCCTTGTACAACTGGAGTAAGTCGGGAAATAACAGCGGCAACGGTGATGATACCGCTAACTGTGATGTGGATACTTTGTTGCAACCGTTGTCTGAGCATGGCGTGCTACTCAATGTCCGCAACCCAAGTGAACACGTTCGAGTGgagttttgctttttcccgTCCACGACTGTTCAGGGACCTTCCGCCTCGTCCTTGTCAGCTGCGGCGGTGGCAGCGGTGTATCCTGTTTCGCAGTCGATCAAGTTGTCGCGCCGACTCAACTGCGAAAAGCGGCTGTACCGCTTTGTTCAAGAGTTTTCACGTGTGTTGTCCGAAGTATCAGAGTTTCTTCTACCAGAGATACAGGAGCATGCCTCTCTTGAGGGGTTTCTCCTTTCACCAACTGTAAATGATGGCACGAGTGGTGGGACTACGACGGGTCGCGGCTCCGGATTCGGTAACAATTGGAATAATGGTGATAGTACTCATGGAGGCGCTGCTGGAAGTGGTGGTAGCACTGCTGGAGCTGCCAGTCATGAGAGTGTCAGTGGCGCAGGGCATCCGGGTCGGAAGGACAGtttgggggggagggaggagggagaTGAGGATAACCGTGTGAGTTTGTTGGAGGATGGAATGCCTTCCTCTCAACGCTCCCACTGCTGGCGGGCTCTTCATGGGTTATTAGTGGACCTTTCTTGGTTGGTGGAGGAGCTTGTGTATTACTCCATTATGCTCAGTAACTCCAGGGCCATCGAAGCGTACGGCGTCTTTCTTGCAACGTCGGTTAGCGGTCATCCACTGCTACGTCTCTGGCGGCAACACCGGAAGAAGTTGCCCCCAGCGTTGCCCCTTGCAATCTTCGAACAATTCCTCGAGGCAATCGATGCCCTCCCTTGTTGAACAGAACCGTCAGTTAGGCACAAGTCCGCTGTGTAAGGTCGGTATTGAGCGTTTGTTGAGGTGATATGATGCTGCGTCAAGGGATTATAtgcgtacatatatatatatatatatatatatatatatatatatatttatgtacaTGTGTCTGTGTATTTAAATGCAAACACGTATGTGCTGCGTTCTTTTAGTTGCTTTAGGCATTTGCCGGGTAGGGGTGTGATCCCCGGTTGAAGTCTCGCAAAGACGAGTCTTTACGCTATCCTCGAACCactgtgtatgtatgtgtttggGTATGTAGCACCACGGGGTTACTGTGGGAGAGGGATgccaaaaatgaaaatgcaTATTTTTCCGTGCTTAACGTGGTTTGTagcaccttttccttcctagCCAGtaatcttttcccccttttggaTACCTCCCGTTCTTCTTATCACGTTGGTGAGGCGCATAGCCGCATAAACAAGTGTAGCGGCTGGGGTTGCAGACGTATGACGgtggcgtttttttttttccttcctgtgAGGCACTATGTGCTGCGGTTGGAGCTGCTCACGTTGCCATCCCTCCCTGCTGCAGCTTCTTATTGTTGAAATCTCACTTGGACAACAATCCTCTGCGTCCTTTCTTATCGTTTCCTCTGCTAGCCAAAAGTGGCACGGTTCCTCCCCCTAGTGAGATCACTGTATTTTTTAGGCGTTGATATTTTGTTTAAACTCATCATCCTTgtctttatttcttctctctttctttcttcctgtCCCTTTCCCTCGCTCTACAACATACTGATTTAAACAGTTCGCagtttttcttaaaaaacgATAAGAACATTCACACAAGAAACAATCACAGGCGCAATCAGCAGCATCAACGATCAGCCGCATCCTCGACATTATTTTGAGAACAAGTTGTTGAACATTTCAAGGAAAATCACAAGCAACCCGAGCAGAGGCAATATGGCAAAGGGCAAGAGAGTCGGTGAGTCAAAGGGAGCGCAGAAACGCCAAAAGAAGGTCCTTCGGGATAATGTGCGAGGCATTACACGTGGATCCATCCGCCGCCTCGCCCGCCGTGCCGGGGTGAAACGCATCTCTGGCGTTATCTACGACGAGGTCCGCGGCGTTCTCAAAACTTTTGTGGAAAGCATTGTGCGTGACGCGGGTGCATACACGGAATACTCCCGCAAGAAAACAGTCACAGCAGCCCACGTGGTGTTCGCATTGCGCAAGCGGGGGAAGGTTCTTTACGGGTACGACTGAGAGAAGCAAGGAAGCGAGCGTAatacttaaaaaaaaaaataaaaataataagggGAAGGCAAACCAGAGAAAAATGAATAGAGGGGGCGAGGTAATTGTTTTATGGGGATACAAGAGggtagtgtgtgtgtgtgtgtgtgtgtgtgtgagggagggggggaggagggaagggaaaacaatgagtaagaaaaaggaagtgagggaaagaaggatgatCTTGGAAAGTGGGGTTGTGTAGTAAAGGGGAAGGTTTATCTatcatttctctttctttctttctttttttctttgcatctTGTCACTGTTGGCACACCTTCGGTGAGTAGGAATtgcatatgtttgtgtgtgtgtgtgtgtgtgggtctGTTACATATGGCGCGTCAACCCGTAGGTTAAAGACGTGGCGCAAATGTGATAACTGTGAGTGACTCcgtgttttcctcccttctttaTTCCCTCCTCACGAAGTGGTTGCTGTGCCTGTTCAGTGATTGAATCGTAAGTTGTATGGAGTAGTGAACGTTGCCTGTAAGTGAACCAACCGGAAAGAAGGGATTGGAAAGGCGGCGCGGTTTTGCAATTCAGGTACACAGCTTAGGATATGTTGCGATGTTGCGCAGGaggttccttctttttttttttcatttttgttgtaagGGAAGGGGGCGGGTAGTGGGGGAAAGAATAACGAGAACCGCAAAGATGTAGTTATAACAGCATAGCGGTTAGTTTTGTTGATTTGACTCCCCAACTTGTAACAATCGGAGCCCCTGGTTTGGCACCCGTGTCTTCCTCATCCAAACGAAACATCAGGGAGATGTTGCGAGTTAAAGAAGGggcgatggaaaagaaaaaaaagaaaaaaaaaataacaacggtAGAAGAGGAGGTACGAGTCTGCACACATAACTATGTTGAAAAGGGGGACTGGAGACACAGTGAAGGATTTTTTTGTGCATATAAACATAAAGGAGATTGTAGTTTGCATCTGCGCATGCAACACATTCGGCTGATTTCCAATTATGTGTTTCTGCGCTGCATCATTGTTGTTGGGGTAAGTCTTACCATATCCTCCGTAGTCAAagcagcttcttttctttctcttccctttttttacttttttcttttgctcaaATGCTTGcgaatgtatatatatatatatatatgtttgcatCTGATTCTCTCAGCGTATCTCTCTTCTCCGGCTTGTatctgtgtttttgttttttttttgtacgtcATTTGCTCCATTATTTTACCATTTCAATCAAGGCCAATCTGTTGAAAGCAGGAGatgtttgtttatgtgtgtgtgaggtgCGGCAGGTAGTGGTTGTGGCATTACAAATGCGTGTGTCTGTTTTACATACGAGTGCCCTCGACGTGGTAataattatcatcattatcacaATGTCACCACTTGTGTTCCTGGCTTACTTTTCATTCCGTTGGCACTATGGTGTAAAACATGCGtacatatgtatgtatgtatatatatatatatagatgtgtgtgtatttgtatgtgcgGGCACGTGGACTCGCACACCCATTGGTGTCGTAGGCCTCGCTACCTCCACTTTCTCTCACTTCTGCTTCTTTAAACATGGCAAGTTGTTCGTAATTTTATTCATTAATTACTTGTGGTcattgtttgtttcccttaCCTGCTGCCCTGCGAGAGGAAacatatatttccttcatcTAATTTATTCTcatgcgtatatatatatatatatatatatatatatagatgtgtgtgtatctcttccttttttcttttttatcagGGGGTTCGAGCAGTGGGGAGTATATCCGGCGGCCCGTCCGTGAGTGCGTTAAAAGTATACGTTTTGGCGTACGCAGTTGTTTGCCTGCCCATACTGTCTCCCACTCTCTTGCCTagtataaatataaatatttatatatacttgtgcatatatttatataaatacacaCGTTTTAGTTTTCCTGAGCAGGAAGTAGTGATTTCATAGTGGACCCGCCGGCGCATTGCTGTGCAAGTTTATTTGGGGGTGGGGAAGGttagatttctttttttttttttttaaagaagagaaggtaGTCCCCTCCGCTCTCTGCGCGTTCTCTAGTTTGtatcattattttcatcccctgttttgctttgttgttCGATTGGTCACTCTAAGTCTTTACGTACGAGCAGGTGACCACCCATGCCCTTCGCGGCAAATGTTGTACAGAATACCAATGATCATAGTCACACTGGTGATAAAGGCAATGAAGGCACCATTGTGAAGGTGGGGGAAGGCGTGAGTTTACAATCGAGTACGTTGGACATCGTCAAATCAGTTGGTGAGGGAAGCGCCGCGGGTGAGGCTCCAGGCACTTCTTTTCGCACCATTGCGGCTGGTGCGATGGGTAGCCGTGCGAAAGGCGCATGGGAGGTAACATCAACTTCAGGGAAACCCACGACAAGTTCAGAAAAAGGCGACACGGCGGGCTTTGCGGAGTCCCCAGGGAATAATCCCAACTTTCTTAGGTCGCCGCTTCAGCGTGTGTTAGTGCCGAAGACGAGTTCGAGAGGAACAAATAGACTCGACGGCAGGAACCCATTGGGGGAAGGTGCGGTGCGCAAAGATGGTGACAAGTCCAGTGGTAGTTGTGTTAAACCAAGCGTCAATGGTGACAACAAATGTGATACTATTGGGAGTCTTGCACGCCGTGCACCACCAGGGCTTACGATGGGACGTAGCGAACTTGGCAGTGCGAGGGATGAGTGGCCTGTGCAGTCTCCAAGAGGCGTGTGGCCCCATCCAGCGCTCAGTGGTAAAAGTAGTCCAAACTTTTATGGGAGCCCCGTGAATACTTCGACACGggctccctttttttcaccACTGCCGGCTGCTTCTCTTCCCCCTAATAACACAGTTCCTGGCACATTAAAGCGTCAACTATACAATGTAGATACCGCGAATGAGGAAATGATGATGCCGAACAACAGTTTCGCTAGTACCATCGTCACCAGTGGTAGTCGATGTGATAATAGAGACCCTGCCTTTTCGGATTGTGGAGAAGCTGGAATCTTTACGCCTAAGCGTGTGGGACGTGATTCAAGGTCAGCGACACCGACCCGGTGGTATAACACATCATTTCATGGTAATTATGCGGGAGGTCCCATGAGAAGGACGAGTACAGCGGAACGTGGGAAGTTGTCAGCGGCGAATGAGCAGAATGGGGAGAGACGGGAAGTGCAGAGCGCGACGGTGAGTCCCGGATTGGGACTGACTAC
This is a stretch of genomic DNA from Trypanosoma brucei gambiense DAL972 chromosome 2, complete sequence. It encodes these proteins:
- a CDS encoding histone H4, putative produces the protein MAKGKRVGESKGAQKRQKKVLRDNVRGITRGSIRRLARRAGVKRISGVIYDEVRGVLKTFVESIVRDAGAYTEYSRKKTVTAAHVVFALRKRGKVLYGYD